A section of the Drosophila sechellia strain sech25 chromosome 3L, ASM438219v1, whole genome shotgun sequence genome encodes:
- the LOC116800953 gene encoding uncharacterized protein LOC116800953 has translation MNISNASTEQLKGWLSELKEPTTGTKRELILRLNNLTNEKQNQLKLLLKSEEEYFYGSSNNNVQKGKRNNAKDGEHKEDESNGEAGGSNEDGDEKSTARNNKSNGKHDDRSGVRSYKNNSADGARNKNSGDGNSDENEVGGNEDGDEDGSGEKSNKEFDGNKRNTVGQAGQNMDLLLRMAADAVNEFSGDTCARKWILQVKNIASVYGIHEPYIKMLIISKIKGKACMWLHADPERVLLPTEQLAAEFISMFGERKSKLETRRKFEERKWTAGESFIAYVDDKVMLAHGIKMDDEELVALLIEGIPNQMLRNQARIQCFEDIQHLKRAFAEVKLPKMDETDKKVASVNNNGSTLLRCFNCNSKGHWTKECRKPKREKGSCYACGQMGHFAAKCLKNKNVDENNYHAS, from the exons atgaatataagcaATGCATCGACGGAGCAGTTAAAAGGGTGGTTGAGTGAATTAAAAGAACCGACCACGGGAACAAaaagagaattgattttgcgtttgaataatttaacaaacgaaaagcaaaatcaattgaaattattattaaaaagcgaGGAAGAATATTTCTACGGAAGCAGCAATAATAAtgttcaaaaaggaaaaagaaataacgcAAAAGACGGAGAGCATAAAGAGGACGAAAGTAACGGCGAAGCTGGAGGTagcaacgaagacggcgatgagaagagcactgcacgcaacaacaaaagtaacgGCAAACATGACGACAGAAGCGGGGTACGCAGTTACAAGAACAACAGTGCAGACGGCgcccgcaacaaaaacagcggcgacgggaatagcgacgaaaacgaagttggcggcaacgaagacggcgacgaagatggcagcggtgagaaaagcaacaaagaatTTGACGGGAATAAACGAAATACAGTGGGACAAGCTGGGCAAAATATGGATTTATTATTGCGTATGGCAGCCGATGCAGTGAATGAATTTTCGGGAGATACATGTGCACGCAAATGGATCCTACAAGTGAAAAATATAGCCAGCGTTTATGGAATACATGAACCATATATAAAGATGTTGATCATCAGCAAGATAAAAGGAAAAGCATGCATGTGGTTGCATGCAGATCCAGAACGTGTATTGCTACCAACAGAGCAGTTGGCGGCAGAGTTTATATCAATGTTTGGTGAGAGGAAGTCAAAGTTAGAAACAAGGCGAAAATTTGAGGAACGAAAATGGACAGCTGGCGAAAGCTTTATTGCTTATGTAGACGATAAGGTGATGCTTGCACATGGAATAAAAATGGATGATGAAGAATTGGTGGCGCTCCTCATTGAAGGTATTCCAAATCAAATGCTACGTAACCAAGCCCGTATCCAATGCTTTGAAGACATCCAGCACTTAAAGCGGGCATTTGCGGAAGTGAAGCTACCGAAAATGGATGAAACAGACAAGAAGGTGGCATCGGTGAACAATAATGGCAGCACACTCTTGCGttgtttcaattgcaattcgaAGGGACACTGGACCAAAGAGTGCAGGAAGCCAAAGCGCGAAAAAGGGTCATGCTATGCCTGTGGTCAGATGGGGCACTTTGCAGCAAAGTGCCTGAAAAACAAGAATGTGGATGAAAACAATTAC cATGCCTCATAG